A stretch of the Oxyura jamaicensis isolate SHBP4307 breed ruddy duck chromosome 4, BPBGC_Ojam_1.0, whole genome shotgun sequence genome encodes the following:
- the STBD1 gene encoding starch-binding domain-containing protein 1 translates to MARDRGPPVLRQPPAPPRLPAALPAEPRGWGWLGAGLWPALVVGLLAALVAWLWYGSGDGRGEESGGEAAGEAPRARGEAESTENLASGKQVLQQAKAAAPSSPREAGEDAPQHNHAESSRAACRAPEGEQLLPKPCAAASEPDAGQHPADGRDGQAGQPRPQVGQASDGWCMMSSGGVCKDGGEEQLGQPAQVRDLDEEEWEVVSEHLDWGEAGKNGSVEDADSKEWEQGDCPDGDLKAKRVAAVPPMFQNIHVTFRVHYITHSDTQLIGVTGDHECLGQWHSYVPLKYDKDGFWSECVSLPVDTKVEWKFILVENGKVTRWEECGNRTLVTEHEDQITHQWWGHH, encoded by the exons ATGGCCCGCGACCGCGGCCCCCCGGTGCTGCGGCAGCCGCCCGCCCCCCCGCGCCTGCCCGCCGCTCTGcccgccgagccccgcggctggggctggctgggagcggggctgtGGCCGGCGCTGGTGGTGGGGCTGCTGGCCGCCCTCGTCGCATGGCTCTGGTATGGCAGCGGCGACGGGCGAGGCGAGGAGAgcggcggggaggcggccgGGGAGGCCCCGCGGGCGAGGGGCGAAGCGGAGAGCACAG AAAATCTGGCTAGCGGTAAGCAAGTGCTGCAGCAAGCCAAGGCTGCTGCTCCGTCGAGCCCTCGGGAAGCAGGGGAGGATGCACCGCAGCATAACCACGCcgagagcagcagggcagcctgcagagctccggagggggagcagctgctgccaaagCCGTGTGCCGCTGCCTCTGAGCCCGACGCCGGGCAGCATCCGGCCGATGGGCGTGATGGCCAGGCCGGGCAACCGAGACCCCAGGTGGGACAGGCGAGCGATGGATGGTGCATGATGAGCTCTGGCGGTGTTTGTAAGGACGGAGGCGAGGAGCAGCTGGGTCAGCCAGCCCAGGTTCGGGACCTGGACGAGGAAGAGTGGGAAGTGGTGTCTGAGCACCTGGACTGGGGGGAGGCTGGCAAGAATGGCAGCGTGGAAGATGCGGACAGCAAGGAATGGGAACAAGGAGACTGCCCCGATGGGGACCTGAAAGCAAAGCGAGTTGCAGCGGTGCCCCCGATGTTTCAGAATATCCACGTGACTTTCCGCGTGCACTACATCACGCACTCTGACACTCAGCTGATTGGTGTTACTGGTGACCATGAGTGTCTTGGCCAGTGGCACAGCTACGTTCCCCTCAAGTACGACAAGGATGGCTTCTGGTCTGAATGCGTTAGCTTGCCAGTAGACACCAAAGTAGAGTGGAAGTTTATCTTGGTTGAAAATGGGAAGGTCACACGTTGGGAAGAATGCGGTAACAGGACCCTAGTGACCGAACATGAAGATCAAATCACTCACCAGTGGTGGGGACATCACTGA